The DNA window CCCAATCATCAAGCTCTTTGGAGGTTCTTACAATTCCCAAGTCATCTTTCAGTTCAATAAAAATATTTTTCAAAGAAGGAGGTGCTGTAACCTGTTCTGAAACCGAAAAACATAAACCGTTTGCCTGATAATCGTTGTGATAAGGGTCCTGACCAATAATCACTACCTCAACATCGTCGAATGAAGTGAGTTCCAGGGCACGAAAAATCTGATTTTTGGGTGGAAAAACTTTCGTGGTTGCATATTCATTCTTCACTTTTTCCCAAAGGGTTGTAAAGTATTCTGTACTTTTTATCGGGGCTAAAATTTCTGTCCAGGTCATAATGCAAAAATAAATAATTTAAAATAAGGACATGGCCTATACTTTAAATATCTTCACTTTTCTTTCAATCAAAATATAAGAAAAATAAGAGAGGATCAACGAAAAAGAAATCAGTAAAAGGTTGTTAAGAAACATAATATCTACCAGAACAACATATTGCTTTCTAACAATATAATGAATAATATACAGAGAATATGAAATATTTCCCAGCATATATATTGCTTTACTTTCCAAGAACGTTTTTACAAAACTTTGCCCTCCCTCGTATAAAATTTTAATAATAAAAGCTGATAATAACGGGATAAAAAATAATCCTCTGGTGGTGTAGAGTAGTAAAACAGACAAGATAATGGCGATATAAATAAAATACCCATCTTTCTTTATTTTAATCGCGGATACCGTCACAACACCCATTCCTAAAAGGTATGATGATATCGTTCTTACCAACGAATTCAGTCCATAAGGAATGTCGAGATATTTTGAAGATTTCCCTATCTGCATGGGAACATCCGATCCAATATGCAGCGTATCCGGAAGATAGGGAAGTATAAATCTCAAGGCAAGGCTTGCTATAATCAATATTTCACCACGTATTTTATATCGCACGACAAAGCAGAGTAAAAAGGGAAAAATCAGATAGCAAATCCATTCTGTACTGAGTGACCAGTACACAATATTCAATAAATAATTTGGATTGAAAAAACACTGGATCAGTGCTGCATTAATCAAAAATTTTGTTTTGGAAACCTCCACAAAAAACAAAGCAATCACAATAACTGAGATGATGTAGACGGGATAAATCCTGTTAACCCTCTTTTTATAGAAGGTTTGCACTCCTTTAAAATTCAGAACTTTAAATTTTTCAGAATAAGAAACCGTCAGAAGAAAGGCACTTAGTACAAAAAAAATATCAACTGCCACATAGCCTTTTCCTATAATGCTTTCGATGAGATTATTTTTAAATGAAAAAAAATGAAAAAAGGTTACCCATAATGCTACAACTCCTCTAAGGCCTGTTAATGATTTGATTTCATTTTTCATGTGTAATATAAAGTGGTTATGTAATTTTCAACGGCGAAGATAAAAAAAACATTCATCTCTCTATATTATCATTCTTTAATTTATTTAATGTAAAGATTATATTATCCAGGTTTCCTTCATCAATCGCACCTTCTTTCACTACAAAGCCCTGTTTTAAAAGAAGTTGCTGAGAAGCATTATTATTTTTATGAGTATAAGCTCTCACTTCCTGAAGTTTGAGTGTATTGAATCCATAATCTAAAACAGATTTCAGCGCTTCACCCATGATTCCTCTTTGATGATAATCAGGTAACAGCTCATACCCTACTTCAGCGGTTTTTCTATCTTCTGAAAACTTCCACAGGCAAATGGTTCCGATAAGGTTTCGCTGATTTTGATAAGAAATCCCAAAGAATAAAATTTCCCGATTCTGGGTCTTTTTTTTAATAGTTAAAATAAATTCTAATGCATCATAATTGGTTTTTGGGGATTTTCTTTTCACATATTGATTGATTACCTCATTGCTTCGGATGCGTAAAATATCTTCAACATAACTCTCATCTATCTCTTTAAGGACAAATCGTTCGGTTTTTATTTCCATAGCTCAAATTTACTAAACAGGATTGATTCAAAAGGAATGTCAACTCATTCTCAAACTTTCAAATTAACTCATTTTCAAATGCCACCGCCCTAATATTCACATTTTCTCACTAAATTTGTACTGTGTATATAAATAAAGAAGATTTAGACGAATTAGAGTTTCCGCAATTGCTCGCGGAAATCTCCCCATTTGCGTATTCTCCGAAAACAAGAGAAAAAATTCTTCAACTTCGTCCCATGGAAATTGACGAGGCGGAACTTTCTTTGAAAAAAACGTCAGAATATCTGTCGAGTTTTGAAAGTTCAAATGCGATTCCGTTTGATGAATATGAAGATATTGAAAGTGAGCTGAAATTAATGCTGATTGAGAACTACCGACTGGAAAACAATGCTTTCATCAAAATAAAAACCATCACGGAACAAATCGGAAGACTGCAAAAGTTTTTCCCTACCATGCCTGAAACCTTCCCTACTTTACTGGAAGAGGTTTCTGTATTGGAATTCAGAAAAGAGATCATTGATAAAGTTGATAAAGTTTTCAACCGTTTTGGTGAGGTAAAAAATGAAGCTTCCCCTGCATTAAAAGGGATAAGAGCAGAAATCCAGCTTGCTAAGAAAGCCATTCAGGAAAATTTCAATCGTGCACTTACCACCTACGGACAGAGTGACCTTTTGGATGATATACGGGAAACAATTATCGACGACCAGAGGGTATTGGCGGTAAAATCAGGATTTAAGAAAAGAGTATCCGGAAGAACATTAGGAATTTCCAAAACCGGATCAATTACCTACATTCAGCCGGACAGTGTTGTAAAACATTACTTTAACCTTCGTGATAATGAAGAGGAAGAGAAAAAAGAGATCGACAGAGTTCTCAGGAAACTGACTACAGAACTGGCGGAGTTTCAACCTCAGCTGTGGCGATATCAGGTATATATTTTTGATCTTGACCTGACAAGGGCGAAAGCGAAATTTTCGGAGCTGATCAAGGGAATTCTTCCCAAGATCAACCGTCATAAAACATTAAGATTAAAAGACGCCTATCATCCTTTGCTGTGGTTGAGAAATAAAACAGAAAATAAAACGATTTATCCTCAAACCTTAGCCTTGACGGAACATAACAGAATTATCTGTATTTCCGGTCCTAATGCCGGCGGGAAATCCATCACACTGAAAACCGTAGGATTGTTGCAACTGATGATCCAAAGTGGTATTCTGGTTCCTGTACATCCTAAGTCTGAAATGTTTTTCTTTGAAAAAATGATGACGGATATCGGTGACAACCAATCCATTGAGAATCATCTATCGACCTATTCATCCCGATTGAAGAAAATGTCAGGAATTATCCGTGAGGCCGATTCAGACACGCTTTTACTGATTGATGAGTTCGGAACCGGTTCTGATCCTGAGCTTGGAGGTGCTCTGGCAGAAAGCTTTATGGAATACTTCTATGACAAAAAGAGTTTTGCAATCATTACGACTCACTATACCAATATTAAACTGGTTATAGAGCAACTTCCGAATGCAGAGAATGCAGCAATGCTTTTCAACGAAGAAACGCTGGAACCCATGTATAAACTGGAAGTTGGTCAGGCAGGAAGCTCATTTACCTTTGAAGTAGCGGAAAAGAATAAAATCCCAAGATTTATCATTCATTCGGCAAAGAAAAAAGTGGAGCATGATATTGTGAATCTTGATAAAACGATTGTAAAGCTTCAGCAGGAAAAATATGAGGTTGAAAAACTGAAATCTGACCTTGCAGAAAGAAAAGAATCCGTAGAAGATAAACGTGATAACCTTCAGAAACTGAATGATCAGCTTCAGCAGAAGTTATTCAATTTCCAGAAATTATATGAAGAAGAACACCGCAAACTTCAGTTCGGAAACAAAATTGAAACCTTCATCGACAGCTATACCAAAGGAAAATCAAGGAAGGATGTTGTAAAAGATTTTGTAAAGCTTCTTGAACAGGAAAAATTCAGAAAACTGGGAAGTGATCAGGATGAATCCAAACGTCTGCAGGTTGTTAAAAGGAAGATTACGCAACAACTTAAAAAGGAAGAAGTGATTGAAAAAATTGCAGAAACCAATGAAAAGTTAGAGGAAAAACGCAAAAGCGACCGTGCGGTATGGATGAAGATAGGACAACGTGTCCGTATTACGGGAAGTACCAGCGTAGGAACGATTGAGAAAATCTCCCGAAACAAAGTGATTGTCAACTACGGAACATTCAAGACTACGATTAATGCAGATGAGTTAGAACGAATTTAACTCAGTTTAAAAAATAAAAAAAGCTGTTAAACCAGCTGGGGTCGGAAGAAATTCCGACCTTTTTATATTTAAAACTTTTATAAGGATTATTGTTTATCATGTTGCGAAGTTCCACCGGACAGCATCTTTTTGCCATTTTATAGCCCGGATTAATCAATCTTAGGTCTTATTTATCAAAAGAAAACTATATTACTAATTTATTAACCCTAGAAATAATAATTTGCAGACGATCAATAAATTAGTACATTAGTCATCATAAGAAATAGATTAATGAATCACTCAAAAGCAATCATTTTTCTTAGAATGCAAAATGATCATCGGTGAAAAATCCTACTCAATAAACTCATTAAAATGCCTAAAATATTAATTATTGTACTTCTCTCACTATTTTGTCATTCTGCTTTCGGGCAAGCCCAAAAAGTAGGACAATTTGTTGAAAAATATGCCCTTGAGAATCAATTTAATGGAACGGTTTTAATTCAAAAAGATTCAAAAATAATTTATCATAAAAGTTTTGGTGTCGCTGAGCGGTCTTTCAATTCGCCGACCACAAACGATACCAAATACCAGGTTTGTTCTATAACCAAAACCTTTACTGCTGTTCTAATTCTTCAGCTTGTAGATCAAGGAAAAATTGATTTAAATAAAAAAATACTTGACTATTTACCCGATTACAAAGGGGAAGCTGGATCTAAGGTATCTATTCACCAGTTATTAAATCATACCTCCGGAATGAAAAATACAGACACAGCAAGAGATGAAAATTTTTTAAAATACGGATTAGGATTCTATAATAGACCGTATCAATTAAAAGAGATTGTAACTCAATTTTGTTCCAATCCGTTGGTGAATAAACCGGGAACAAAATTTGATTATAATAATGGAGAATATATGATCCTAGGCCGAATTTTGGAAGTTATGTATCAAATGACCTATGAAGAAATACTAAGTCAAAAAATCCTTATCCCTTTAAAAATGTACAATTCGGGGCTTATTTCTCATTATAAATTGATAGAGAATTTGGCAACCCCTTATTACAAGGATAAAAATCTTGATCATTTAATTCCAAATATTCCCATGTATGTAGGAGACTTTTCTGCTGCGGGTGCTATGTATTCCTGTACATCTGATCTTATCAAATTTAACAATGCTCTTTTTGATTATCAACTCATCAAAAAAGAAACTTTAGACAAGCTTCTGAATCCAGGTCTGGATGATTATGGATACAGTGTCTGGATTCGAGACGTTAAAAAGTACAAAAGAATGGAACGGTATGGAAAAATAGAAGGTGCAAATTGCGTATGGTTTCATTATTTGAACAATGATTTAAGTATCATTATTCTATCAAATACCAACGAGACCAACCTGGGTGATTACGCCGCAAAAATTGGAAAGACTATTCTTTAAATTCGTCCATTTAATTTATATATTTGGGAAATCAAAAATTTGTAATGATGATTTCTGTAAACAAAGCATTCTATTTATCCGCTTTCAGCATTTTTTCTTTGGCATTCGTTAAAGGTCAGAATAAAGTTCCTTTCGGTGTTGTAAAAGCTGAAGAAGGATACGCCAATGTACGCGTTCATAAGGATAACTACAGAAAAATTGTAGATAAAATCCGCATGCGTAAAGGGGATGTATTTGTTTACGTAAAACCCGCTCCCGGAGAAACGGAGTGGATCTGGATTAAATATCCTGAAAAACAGGATGAGGATAAACCCTTCGTAAGGTATGAAACCCTTGATAAGGAAGGAATGGTTAATAAAGAGCGTATTGCCTATATCGATCAGCTTCCGGCATACACGCCTTCGAAATCTAAAAACGGGAAATCAATGATATTCACAGATAATTCTGATCCTAAAGTCCCTACGGCCCAAAGAAGTAAAGTCGTTATCGATGTGTACCCTTCCAACGCCGGGTACCGTAAAAAGGAAAAAGATGCTGAAGGTAAAATCCTTACTATTGATAAAATAAAGCCCTGGGGAATCGGCAATGATCTTCCGGAAGGAATGACTGAAATTAAATCAATCAGAGTTCAGCAACCCGGACGAGGTTCCGTTTTTGTAAGAGAAGCTATCAAAAATATGTTCCAGCCTACGATGGATTTCAATAATGTAGCGGTAACTGCTCTGGACAACGACAATATCTTTCTTTATATGACCAATGGTTCGGGAGAATACAGATATACGACTCTTTGGACGATCAAAAAAGGAAGAGTGATCAGTCAGATTATTTATCATAATCCGGAATAATTTCATTATTTTTGCACCCGAAAAGTTTTACCACTTATTCATCACAGAAACTGGTTCTGCTTAACCGCAGATTAAAAGGGAATCGTGTGAAAATCACGGACTGTCGCGCAACTGTAAAGTAACTGAAGTCTTTTATAAAAAGATCCACTGTGCGAGGCATGGGAAGGAGATAAAAGATGTTACAAGTCAGGAGACCTGCCTTTTTCTTAAACAAGCAACTTTCGCGATCTGAAGTTATATTGATCTGATGGATGTTTCAGGGATTTCTAAGGTTCCTGTCATTATTCTGTTGTTTTAATAGATTTCATTTCGCTTTAATTAATAATGAAATATGACTACAGAAGAAAGAATTGAAGCATCCGAAACAAGAATCTTTAAAGCAGTTTTCCCGAACACAACCAATCATTATGATACTCTTTTCGGAGGTACAGCAATGCAGCTGATGGATGAAGTAGCCTTCATCACCGCTACCCGCTTTGCAAGAAAAAGAGTGGTAACGGTAAGCAGTGATAAAATCGATTTTAAAAAACCTATACCTGCAGGAACGATTGTTGAGTTGATCGGAAAAGTTTCTTACGTTGGAAAGACCAGTATGAAAGTAAACGTTGAGATCTTCACCGAACAGATGTACTCTTATGAAAGAGAAAAAGCCATTGTCGGGGATTTCACTTTTGTAGCGATTGACGAATTTAAAAAGCCAATCCAAATTCTATAATAAAAGTTTCGGGCGGCCTTTGGCCGCCCGAAACTATTTACTCAATACAGTTCTCACACGAAAGAAGCCGACTAAATAGTCGGCTCTATATATTATTTAAATTCTAAATTACTTCTGTACTTTCTCTGTTTCCAAACTTCTGCTCAATAGCAATTCAAAAGCCTCACCCATTTCATCTGATGCTCTGCTGATGGCATTTTCAAGCATATTTCTGATTTGTTTTTCGGTCACTCCGGCTTCTGTCCAGCTTTTTCCTGAAGTGTGAGAATTCAGGATGAAAGGCATAATTCTGTCGATAGAACATGCAAAAATAGCATCCGGTGTTTTTTCTTCTTCAAACTCAAGCCATAAATTAAAGAATTCCGTACGCAGTGGCTCATCCAGAATCCCGAAAATCTTTTGAGCAGAAATCTTTTCTCGCTCGAATTTTCCAACCATGGCTTTCTCATCAAATAAGAAAGTATCACCGGCTTCAATTTCCACCAGATCATGTATTGAAAGCATTCTTATTACTCTCAGTAAATCAATATCCGCACGGTTTTTCGCATATGGAAAAAGAATCTGAGCCAGGATAATAATCTGCCACGAGTGTTCTGCAGTGTTTTCTCTTCTGGAATCATCTGCATTATAATTTCTTCTCTGCACGTTCTTCAAAGCATCTACGGCCAGAATAAAATCGATCTCTTTCTGTATCTTCATTGTATTATCTATTATATTTATCTGCAGGATAAACTTTAGTTTTAGTCACCCATTTATTATTTATTTTCTCTTTGGTAATCACCTTTACACGACTTTCTTCCGTCATATCTTCCTCTTTCTCTAATACTGACTCTAATCCTTTATTCGGAACCACTTCATATTCTGTGGTAAAAATTCTGCAACAACCGGATTTTCCTGTAGAAATAAGACGCTTTCTCTTATAATCTACATTAAATAGTCCCAGCGCATTAGAAGCAAGATCTGTCAGTTCTTTACTTTTCACAAAAGCCATTCTTGTACTATTGAATACATAGACATCGTAGGAATCGCTTTGATAATTTCCGTTATTTCCGTTTCTTATCGCAATATCTTCCGTTCCATCGAAATTAAAGTCATCAATGATAACAGGACTTTGCTGCTCTGTCAATTGTATTAGCTTTCCGGATGTAGGTTTTTGATTTTCATTTAATTCTATAACCAGTTCTTCAGAAGTAAAAGTCTGAACCTTGGTGTTTTTATTGTCAAATAATTCTACTGTTCCTTTATCATGACACCTCCCATCGTAGCAATTTTCTACATTGATGATGACAGTATAGTTTTTAGAGGCATTTTTCACCTCAAATTTGTATTGTCCGAAACATAAAGGTCCCAATAAAACAAGAGTCGATAAACTCTTATATACATTAAATCTTTTCATAGTAATAGTAAAAATGGATTGATGTGTTAAAAAAATTTCATAACAAAAATACAAATCATACTATCGATTTCAAAATATAATTGATGAATAGGATCTCTCAGCATGATATAAAAGCTGTTTTTTCAAAAGGAAAGAAATGAATCTGCTGCTACAATACAAATTTAAAATTGGACATTTGATGCATTTGCCTTTACATTTTAAGTCAAAAATCTATCTCTTTTAAAGAATTCTTTATTTTTAAAAAAACCAGTACAAAATTTATTACACTGATTAACAGATAATTAAATAATTTATTTTAAAAATTTCACTACTTTGTATTGCATAATACCATTTTATTTACATATCTTTGTAATGTAAAATTAGAATACGCTCAACTAGCTAGGAGTATTATTCTAAAAATATAACTAATTAACAAAACTTATCAAAGATGAATACTGAAAATACCAAAGCGCAAATGCGAAAAGGAATTCTGGAATTCTGTATTTTAAGTCTCATCAATCATCGTGAAATGTATGTTTCCGACCTTATAGATGAACTAAAAAAAGGAAAACTGGATGTTGTGGAAGGTACCCTCTACCCTCTTCTCACTAGACTTAAAAACGGAGAATTTCTCTCCTACAGATGGGAAGAATCTACCGGAGGACCACCCAGAAAATATTATCAGATCACAGAGAAAGGAAAGCTTTTCCTGAATGAACTTTTAAATACGTGGAATGAGCTGACTGCTTCAGTAAACCAAATCACCCAACAAAATTAAAAACAAAGCTATGAACAAGACACTCTCAATAGGACTCGCAGGTTTTTCTTTTACAATAGAAGAACACGCATATATAAAGCTCAGCGATTACCTGAATGCTCTGAGAAGCTCACTGGATGCTTCGGAAGCAGATGAGGTAATGCATGACATAGAAATAAGAATGGTGGAGATTTTCAATGATTCTCTGGGAAAACGTGAAGTGATTAACGATACTGATGTAGAAAAAGTAATCGCACAAATCGGAAGCCCTGAAAAAATTGAAGAACAGGAAGAAGCTTATTTTTCTGAAAAAACGACAAACAAAAAAAGCAACCCAGGCACAGGTTACACAGATAAAAAACAATTATTCCGTGACCCTGAAAAACAAAAAATTGCAGGGGTTTGCGCAGGATTAGCTCAATATGTAGGAATGGATATTACTGCAATGAGAGCCATCTGGTTAGGAATTTTCATTCTTGGAATCTTCACCGCAGCCATCTCTTCTTCATTGATCGGACTTCTGTATGTTGTTCTTTGGATTGTACTTCCTAAGGCTGAAACAGCAGCAGATTTCCTGAAAATGCAGGGAAAGCCTATGAACTTCGACAATCTTAAAAATGAATCGAACAAACTGGTTCAGTTTGCTAACGAATCTACACAGAGAGTCGGAGAAATATACAACGAAAACAAACCTTATATCAATAACGCAAGCAGCGGTGTATGGAATGTATTCAAGTATATTGTAGGTGGAATCCTCGTACTAATGGCTGTTGGAAGCATCATTGGAGTATTTGTGGTTTTTGGTCTTTTCGGAATGGATACTGACTTCCCGGGAGCGAATGAAATCAGATTCTATATGGATGATCAGGGGCTTGATA is part of the Chryseobacterium lactis genome and encodes:
- a CDS encoding uracil-DNA glycosylase, whose protein sequence is MTWTEILAPIKSTEYFTTLWEKVKNEYATTKVFPPKNQIFRALELTSFDDVEVVIIGQDPYHNDYQANGLCFSVSEQVTAPPSLKNIFIELKDDLGIVRTSKELDDWGRQGVLLLNATLTVRAHSPNSHKDLGWEKFTNFIIKEISDKKENVVFVLWGAFAQKKAELIDPAKHFIIKSAHPSPFSVYRGFFGSKPFSKINEYLISKGKKPISW
- a CDS encoding acyltransferase family protein, translated to MKNEIKSLTGLRGVVALWVTFFHFFSFKNNLIESIIGKGYVAVDIFFVLSAFLLTVSYSEKFKVLNFKGVQTFYKKRVNRIYPVYIISVIVIALFFVEVSKTKFLINAALIQCFFNPNYLLNIVYWSLSTEWICYLIFPFLLCFVVRYKIRGEILIIASLALRFILPYLPDTLHIGSDVPMQIGKSSKYLDIPYGLNSLVRTISSYLLGMGVVTVSAIKIKKDGYFIYIAIILSVLLLYTTRGLFFIPLLSAFIIKILYEGGQSFVKTFLESKAIYMLGNISYSLYIIHYIVRKQYVVLVDIMFLNNLLLISFSLILSYFSYILIERKVKIFKV
- a CDS encoding GNAT family N-acetyltransferase gives rise to the protein MEIKTERFVLKEIDESYVEDILRIRSNEVINQYVKRKSPKTNYDALEFILTIKKKTQNREILFFGISYQNQRNLIGTICLWKFSEDRKTAEVGYELLPDYHQRGIMGEALKSVLDYGFNTLKLQEVRAYTHKNNNASQQLLLKQGFVVKEGAIDEGNLDNIIFTLNKLKNDNIER
- a CDS encoding endonuclease MutS2; this encodes MYINKEDLDELEFPQLLAEISPFAYSPKTREKILQLRPMEIDEAELSLKKTSEYLSSFESSNAIPFDEYEDIESELKLMLIENYRLENNAFIKIKTITEQIGRLQKFFPTMPETFPTLLEEVSVLEFRKEIIDKVDKVFNRFGEVKNEASPALKGIRAEIQLAKKAIQENFNRALTTYGQSDLLDDIRETIIDDQRVLAVKSGFKKRVSGRTLGISKTGSITYIQPDSVVKHYFNLRDNEEEEKKEIDRVLRKLTTELAEFQPQLWRYQVYIFDLDLTRAKAKFSELIKGILPKINRHKTLRLKDAYHPLLWLRNKTENKTIYPQTLALTEHNRIICISGPNAGGKSITLKTVGLLQLMIQSGILVPVHPKSEMFFFEKMMTDIGDNQSIENHLSTYSSRLKKMSGIIREADSDTLLLIDEFGTGSDPELGGALAESFMEYFYDKKSFAIITTHYTNIKLVIEQLPNAENAAMLFNEETLEPMYKLEVGQAGSSFTFEVAEKNKIPRFIIHSAKKKVEHDIVNLDKTIVKLQQEKYEVEKLKSDLAERKESVEDKRDNLQKLNDQLQQKLFNFQKLYEEEHRKLQFGNKIETFIDSYTKGKSRKDVVKDFVKLLEQEKFRKLGSDQDESKRLQVVKRKITQQLKKEEVIEKIAETNEKLEEKRKSDRAVWMKIGQRVRITGSTSVGTIEKISRNKVIVNYGTFKTTINADELERI
- a CDS encoding serine hydrolase domain-containing protein; protein product: MPKILIIVLLSLFCHSAFGQAQKVGQFVEKYALENQFNGTVLIQKDSKIIYHKSFGVAERSFNSPTTNDTKYQVCSITKTFTAVLILQLVDQGKIDLNKKILDYLPDYKGEAGSKVSIHQLLNHTSGMKNTDTARDENFLKYGLGFYNRPYQLKEIVTQFCSNPLVNKPGTKFDYNNGEYMILGRILEVMYQMTYEEILSQKILIPLKMYNSGLISHYKLIENLATPYYKDKNLDHLIPNIPMYVGDFSAAGAMYSCTSDLIKFNNALFDYQLIKKETLDKLLNPGLDDYGYSVWIRDVKKYKRMERYGKIEGANCVWFHYLNNDLSIIILSNTNETNLGDYAAKIGKTIL
- a CDS encoding acyl-CoA thioesterase gives rise to the protein MTTEERIEASETRIFKAVFPNTTNHYDTLFGGTAMQLMDEVAFITATRFARKRVVTVSSDKIDFKKPIPAGTIVELIGKVSYVGKTSMKVNVEIFTEQMYSYEREKAIVGDFTFVAIDEFKKPIQIL
- a CDS encoding HD domain-containing protein; its protein translation is MKIQKEIDFILAVDALKNVQRRNYNADDSRRENTAEHSWQIIILAQILFPYAKNRADIDLLRVIRMLSIHDLVEIEAGDTFLFDEKAMVGKFEREKISAQKIFGILDEPLRTEFFNLWLEFEEEKTPDAIFACSIDRIMPFILNSHTSGKSWTEAGVTEKQIRNMLENAISRASDEMGEAFELLLSRSLETEKVQK
- a CDS encoding XAC2610-related protein; amino-acid sequence: MKRFNVYKSLSTLVLLGPLCFGQYKFEVKNASKNYTVIINVENCYDGRCHDKGTVELFDNKNTKVQTFTSEELVIELNENQKPTSGKLIQLTEQQSPVIIDDFNFDGTEDIAIRNGNNGNYQSDSYDVYVFNSTRMAFVKSKELTDLASNALGLFNVDYKRKRLISTGKSGCCRIFTTEYEVVPNKGLESVLEKEEDMTEESRVKVITKEKINNKWVTKTKVYPADKYNR
- a CDS encoding PadR family transcriptional regulator, whose protein sequence is MNTENTKAQMRKGILEFCILSLINHREMYVSDLIDELKKGKLDVVEGTLYPLLTRLKNGEFLSYRWEESTGGPPRKYYQITEKGKLFLNELLNTWNELTASVNQITQQN